The following DNA comes from Ascaphus truei isolate aAscTru1 chromosome 1, aAscTru1.hap1, whole genome shotgun sequence.
AATTAGTTAAAAATCAAACCACTGCATAAGAGTTGCCATACAGTCAGAAGAAACTGAAAAAATACACCAGTTTTCATGGAACCCTTTACTCTCCATTAGAGAAATTTCTGTACATTAAAAGCACAAGTGCTTCAATAAGTTTAGCTAGAATGGAACCAGCTACAAACAGGAACAGTGACATCCACAAGCTGGCAtttgaaactagtggggagtttATGCTTCGAATGTAGACAGGAAGTTTAATACGAGCGCCTTCATCTTGACATCGGTCTCATCGGAGATCTTTCCTTCGGTCCTGGAACAAGTGAAAGTAGAAATAAATAATCCAGCCACCAATATATAGAAAACAAACTTACCCCAAAACCACTATTACTGGATAAAATACACGTGAACTTTAGTTAGGAAAGTTAAGATTGCGATACATCAAACCAGGTATTTTTATGCTTTGATGACTTGCCACGTTTTATCTGCTATGGCAAGAAGGGAAAGGCTGCAACATTACATAAGGTTACAGGAACACAGGCTCCTTATTGTGTCATCACATTTCCATTTCATGAACTTTGTTTGCTATAAAAtgcatttataaataaaataaccaTTACGTCTCCTATTCTTGAAGAGAGACTATGTTAGGAGGAAGGGGCAATATAAAGCAAGGCCAATCTACCAGGGACTGGTTCTGCAGTCCTCAGGGAAGGAAGCAAGGTGAGGTGCTGTGAACCAAGTTACACGGCACATCAGCCCTCTATAAAGAGCTGCCTCGTCTGAAACTGCATGTCTCAAGCTTTTATTCAAGTCAAATGACTGCAGTGCCCGATGGCAATACAAAGAAAGTAAAAGAGGTGCACTCAAAACCAGAGTAAAAACACCGCGGGTGAACAGCATGTCCCCCAGAATGCAGAACCACTGATCGAAGCTGGAGAGAGGCACTCTCGTGCTCTCAAAATCACAACATTAGTGGGATCAACATTTTGGTCTACTTGCAAAAGCAAGCGGACAGAAACGTTGAGATCCCACTGTAGTTAATTGTGACTTTTTGAAAGACGAGTGCCtctacaataataaaaaataaacctttaataTCCACATACGATCTTCTTTATATATTGCCTGGCTCTACTACAAAACACTATTTCGAAAGGGAAAAGGATTGCCACTGTATTGTTGTTTCTCATCGGGTTACAAACCAAGAAGATACAAGTTCTACTCAGCACAACAGTTAAATGACACCTTGGATGATCTCCACAAATTCAGACTGTGTAAAATTAAACAAATATAAAGCCTGGTTAGAAGCAAGGAGAGTGTTGGAAAGTGCAGAGCATACCTGATTGTGGCAAGAAGTTCCTGGTGTTGGCTTATGATGTGAGAAAGGAAAGCACTTTCAAACTTTGTGATCTTGCTGGGCTCCATTTTGTCCAGATAACCTCGCACACCAGCATAGATAACCGTTACCTGTTCTTCAATGGCCATAGGAACTGAAAAGAACAGTCACAATTTCATTCAAAACCAACCAGATTAACACATTATTTTTGTAATTGCCTCATTGTTAAACAGAGGTAAAATCGTTACAAAAAAAGTTTTCAAAACCACTGAACCCTTCAGCTTTTTTTCTTGAATGTCTGAAGTGGAGGAACGATTTGGCAAGCAACTTGTGCTTCTTACACTGGGAATACGGGACTAAACAAGCTACTTTACCTTTACCAATTCCCTATGCAAGGTCTTACCGTACTGTCCTTGCTTCAACagctcagtcagacgcacaccaCGGTTCAGAAGTTGTTGAGTAGCAGCATCCAAATCAGAGCCAAACTGGGCGAAAGCGGCAACCTCACGGTACTGAGCCAGTTCTAGCTTCATAGTACCAGCCACCTAAAGGGGACCACAGTATGTCAGTTGAGCAGATCAGGAATAGAAGTGGAATCAGTCTGAGATTTATATGGTACTTAAAACTTAAGATTTTTTTCTAACACTTGTTATACATATGGATGTGAATTTTCAAGTTAAAAACCTTCTCATATCCTTGTAAAGTGAATGATTATGTAATAAAAAGCAATTCTGTATATATGCCAATCCATAACTTGAAGTTGCAGGGGCACAGAAAATACAGTAGATTCCAGTGGCTTTCAAGTCGTGATTACATTACCAGCACAATTGTTTTTTTCGCTACATTGACTACACACATTTTCATTAAAATAGGGATTTATAAATGTAATCTTCCACATAGGCAGAAAATAGGAAACATTGCCTCAGATGGATTTCCCTCCTTCACCAACACTCTGCATGTGCCTGCTGGTGTCTATGCCATTCAGAGGCCACTTACCTGCTTCATGGCTTTGGTCTGAGCAGCAGAACCTACACGGGATACAGACAGACCTACATTGATGGCGGGTCGGATACCCTTGTAGAACAGTTCAGTCTCCAAGAAAATCTGAATGACGGAAACAAACCATCTTGTTAGCACAATCACATCAATATAAATACACACTAGTACAAATCCAAGAAGGGTGGGGGCTCTGAATTTAGGTAATAACACAGTCCCATACCTGTCCATCAGTGATGGAGATGACGTTGGTTGGGATATACGCAGACACGTCTCCAGCCTGTGTCTCGATGACGGGGAGAGCAGTCAGAGAGCCGCCGCCAAAAGTATCGTTCATTTTAGCTGCTCTTTCCAGGAGACGGGAGTGCAGGTAGAACACATCTCCAGGATAAGCCTCACGACCAGGAGGACGACGCAGCAGTAGAGACATTTGACGGTAGGCCACGGCCTGCAATTAAAATTGGTAGTGTTATGGATACATGACAATTTGTTTTGTTCTGATGGAGGCAGAAGCATACCGCTTTGTAACCACTTTCTGGAACTGGATGACTACCAGTTTATAGGGATCAGATTATGACTGTTAAGGTATAATTCTTACATAGCATGCCAAGAGCCAAGTGGAACTCATTGTATTATTGGAAAAAAAGAGGACACCACTTCTCAGGGAAGCAAGCATCTGCCATCTCGGCTTTGATTTATCAGATGTTAAGTCTGCCACAAGACTATCCCCGAGAGACGAGAAGGCTGCTCACCTAGGCCTAGGGTCACAATCATGGCTGCCACTTTTTTGCATTGTGGCAAATGCAGGTCTACTTTTAGCTACTCTGTCCAGGAGAAAGCACCGAGCTTAAGGGCCAAAGAAAACtcctaattttttttaattaaaagtcTCACCTGTTTGGATAAATCGTCATAGATGATCAAGGCATGTTTCCCATTGTCTCTGAAATACTCTCCCATGGAGCAGCCGGAGTATGGAGCCAAATACTGGAGGGGAGCAGCATCAGAGGCCGTAGCAGACACCACAATGGTGTACTTCATAGCATCTATTTCAGCAAGAGAAATGCGCTCAGCCATTTATAGATCACCAGAAGACAACATTTTAGAAAAGCCAAACAAGAGTATGTAAAGGAAACCGAAGTCAGCAGTATCTACAGATGTCATGTTTTAGGTTTAATGGTTTGTATGAGAAGTGTACCGCTCTGTTTAATTTGGTACACCCAGCATACTTTGTTATAGTAGGTCCAAGAGACCAAAGTGGTTATTACTTATACAAAATttgtacaaatacaacactttCATACCAAAATTGGGCTAAGCCCATAGGATTCATTTTACATCCCCATACAATTGTTACACGTACAGGTTCAAGAGTTCAAGTGTCAAGGTCTTGTTCATGTGCAGGTTTATATATTGAAGTACTGATAGACCACTTGTAAAAATAGTTTCTTAAATACAAATAAGCATGTCAAAAAGCAATCCATCTTactttaaaaacatttattttaaaacaccatAAGATAAAGAAGGTCTGCTGTCATCCAAACTTAACTGGTTACCATGGTATCCCAGTATGCAAGTCAAACAGGAGTATACACGTATAAAAATAAGGGGATCATCAAATAAGTTTGTTGTAGGTGTAATAGTTTTAAGTTGACCAATGTTAATTCGGAGTAGGATGACAGATCTACACTAGATCACTTGAAAGTAACACTTTAAAGGAACCTATGAAGTTTTGAAAGCTGTGTACACTAATGTTGGTCGAGCTAAAAACAGATTTCACATACAACTAGCATTTCTCCAGGATCAATACGGTTACTAGTACTTTGAACTACTAAAGTGAGGAAACAGCTGATCTCAAAAGCAGAATAAAGTTTCCACATCAATTTTTGGGGGAATTTCCGTTTCAAATTAGACTTGAAGGACATCCATTTCTTAGAACAGCACCACAGAATGGTTGGAGAACAAAGCTTTGTTAAAATACAAAATGTTTGTGTATTGTAATATTTGAACAACgcaaattaaaaataatttaacaaAAGTAAAGGTCTTGCCTGCATTAGTCAGCCTCTTTACCAGCTGAGCCACAGTAGACCTCTTCTGACCAATGGCAACGtagatacagtacagtttcttcttTTCATCGGTTCCCTCATTGAATCTCCTCTGGTTGATGATTGTATCAATTGCAATGGCAGTTTTCCTGGAACAGGGTAAAGAGTTTATATCTATGGCTTCTACGTCGACAATTTGGCAGTTTGGCACACCAAGCATACAGTTATTTAGCAATTCAAGACCAAGCACAGAGAAAACAAAGTTGACACAAGACAAGCTTATTAATGGTGCACATCAAGTATATAGGAGACCCTCAAGGTGTGGTAACACTGCCCCCATGCCACACCCCCTTCTATGTTTCTTACCCCCATTATGTGTCTATGTCCCAATGGGGGGATCACTGAACTCttaccctgtctgtctgtcaccaaTAATGAGCTCACGCTGCCCACGACCAATAGGCACCAAACTGTCTACAGCCTTGATACCAGTCTGCATGGGCTCCCGCACAGAGATACGGGGAATGATGCCAGGGGCCTTCAGACCAACTCTTCTGCGCATCTTTCCAATTAATGGACCCTAGGAGCATGAAAAAGTATGTGAGCAAGCCATGAAGTAGGTTTGAAGTCTCCATTTTTCACATACCAAAAACtagattttattatttatttattttaaatatacaaGTTTGGCGATAGAATGACATTCTGGCTCTAGGGTCATGTGCAGAAACAATACGATCCATTCTAACTTCAGGGTCAGGAAGACAAAGTCCACCTCTTACAATCTACAGTTGACAGCAGCTCCCTGGCAGCATTAATCATAACAGTCAGAGCAATTGCATTAATACAGGTCTATTTGTATAGTGTCTGCCATGTACATAgcacgtcacagcagtaatagataCAACAAAACAGGCTATGGCATATAGTGGGAGGAAAATTATAGTAAACAGTAGGAAAAGCTTGGGAAGAGTGAGTGAAGCACCACCTCAAGCATTGGGTTTTAATATGACCTTGAGGAAggcagagagcaaagtctccatctttgctgatatgGAATTATACAAGGCTGTAtagtcagagcaggatgtaaataGCAGGTTTAATACAGAAATGGGAGTGTATGCATTTGGGTAAAGAGAAGCTCAGCATGCTACCTACAAACTAAGTGGGACAAAGTTACGTTAACCCTTGGAAACTATAGGAGTGCCTGTACATGGCCCACCAAAAGCTTACAATTCTCTTCCTACACAAGGAACCCATATTGATCCAAGCATCAGTGACTCCGTTCATAACATTATTCTAATTGTGGTAAATTACAAGCTCACTGCACGCTGTATATTCACCTTGCCATCAATGACGTTACCCAGAGCATCCACTACACGGCCAAGCAGTTCTTCACCAACAGGCACATCCACGATGGCTCCTGTCCTCTTCACAATGTCTCCTTCCTTGATGAGCTTATCGTTACCAAACACCACAACACCAACATTGTCAGGCTCCAAATTCAAGGACATGCCCTAAAATTGAAGAAATGCAGATTATGTACACAAGAAATTTTAATACAAGAGTTTGG
Coding sequences within:
- the ATP5F1A gene encoding ATP synthase F(1) complex subunit alpha, mitochondrial, yielding MLSVRLAAALSRTLPRQAGLVSKKAFGAAFIAARDIHASGAWLQKTGTAEVSSILEARILGADTSAELEETGRVLSIGDGIARVYGLRNVQAEEMVEFSSGLKGMSLNLEPDNVGVVVFGNDKLIKEGDIVKRTGAIVDVPVGEELLGRVVDALGNVIDGKGPLIGKMRRRVGLKAPGIIPRISVREPMQTGIKAVDSLVPIGRGQRELIIGDRQTGKTAIAIDTIINQRRFNEGTDEKKKLYCIYVAIGQKRSTVAQLVKRLTNADAMKYTIVVSATASDAAPLQYLAPYSGCSMGEYFRDNGKHALIIYDDLSKQAVAYRQMSLLLRRPPGREAYPGDVFYLHSRLLERAAKMNDTFGGGSLTALPVIETQAGDVSAYIPTNVISITDGQIFLETELFYKGIRPAINVGLSVSRVGSAAQTKAMKQVAGTMKLELAQYREVAAFAQFGSDLDAATQQLLNRGVRLTELLKQGQYVPMAIEEQVTVIYAGVRGYLDKMEPSKITKFESAFLSHIISQHQELLATIRTEGKISDETDVKMKALVLNFLSTFEA